A single region of the Macrobrachium rosenbergii isolate ZJJX-2024 chromosome 5, ASM4041242v1, whole genome shotgun sequence genome encodes:
- the LOC136838715 gene encoding uncharacterized protein has protein sequence MESTSISLCYICSDKRRSAETDAAQTRVNSKPYEDTFKETLLKAIASGIRDEDIGENGESEMEMKPSTAGNLTFSSQREFTTEYLYKKVESSSTIFICRRCEGLLRDFDYHERQVFLIGETIRMFLMKQDSPKTNDSSCDGSSSSIVTVCKEKKRLDEKRGILAAFRAMRKSNPIIRSRGRKRKEMKMSEENSETSESEHTKDTDVGIDSSELDVDNSLGVRTSKRIQRRREEGLVIRWGDVHGETNALEAEKESQGSVDRSFHPGDIKPRRRGRKPNSAKLMKSSGEVDKIPGLQSETSLKYECPFCYRYYIPSLSRIHGCISYKNQLRCMVCNIFFTSYIRLEKHLEVIHLKQKDLKCHEPACSFTCISQPALTLHEHFHRLNDAAGSNVESSVCSLTSGPNHVVVTADLNAERDGVTIVNDDHGSVCSPDTVDEVSFQFNEKTLVSVDATVNLIKIKSAMRVPLLSGVETCKVVLKCDCCNLEFRSKKLHDDHLKDGYCALQKDGGAMTAEKNVNYAFLDMGSRSVPEIFVKQEGLKETLTSVPLKDNSEINPTKSKFTCPSCSKPFTLLKSLDEHVRNCHTNSSSKIINTSEVNINCSESNSEGQVELPMKCSFLSMNSKEAPEVGVKKNFSISQTPVWMVGKTKDPNR, from the coding sequence atgGAAAGTACAAGTATCAGTCTTTGCTACATATGTAGTGATAAACGTAGAAGTGCAGAAACTGATGCAGCTCAGACTAGGGTCAACAGTAAACCATATGAAGATACTTTTAAGGAAACCTTATTGAAAGCAATTGCAAGTGGAATTAGAGATGAAGACATCGGTGAGAATGGTGAgagtgaaatggaaatgaaacccAGTACTGCAGGGAATCTCACATTCAGTTCACAAAGGGAATTTACTACAGAATACCTttacaaaaaagttgaaagtaGCTCTACGATATTTATATGCAGGAGGTGTGAAGGTCTTCTCAGGGACTTTGATTACCATGAAAGACAGGTGTTCTTGATTGGGGAAACCATAAGAATGTTCTTAATGAAGCAAGACAGTCCTAAAACCAATGACAGTTCATgtgatggtagtagtagtagcatagtAACAGTTTGTAAAGAGAAAAAACGGCTGGATGAAAAGCGAGGCATACTTGCTGCCTTTCGTGCCATGAGGAAATCAAACCCTATCATAAGgagtagaggaagaaagagaaaagagatgaaGATGTCTGAGGAGAACAGTGAAACCAGTGAAAGTGAACATACAAAAGATACTGATGTTGGAATAGACAGCAGTGAACTTGATGTAGACAATTCCTTGGGTGTTAGAACAAGTAAAAGGATTCagagaaggagggaagaagggctAGTCATTCGATGGGGGGATGTCCATGGAGAAACTAATGCACTTgaagcagagaaagaaagccaAGGATCTGTAGACAGGTCATTTCATCCAGGAGATATTAAACCCAGGAGAAGGGGCAGGAAACCAAATTCTGCTAAACTGATGAAGAGTAGTGGGGAAGTTGATAAAATACCGGGACTACAAAGTGAGACTAGTTTAAAATATGAGTGCCCATTTTGTTACCGCTACTACATACCGTCCCTCTCTCGTATCCATGGGTGTATTTCGTATAAAAACCAGTTGAGATGTATGGTGTGTAATATCTTTTTTACCTCTTACATCAGACTTGAGAAACATTTAGAAGTGATACACTTAAAACAAAAAGATCTGAAGTGTCATGAACCAGCTTGTAGCTTTACATGTATATCACAGCCAGCACTCACACTGCATGAACATTTTCATCGTCTGAATGATGCAGCTGGTTCTAATGTGGAGTCTTCTGTTTGTAGTCTAACTTCGGGACCCAATCATGTTGTTGTTACTGCTGATTTAAATGCTGAAAGAGATGGGGTTACAATAGTGAATGATGATCATGGAAGTGTCTGCTCACCGGACACTGTAGATGAAGTATCATTTCAGTTCAATGAAAAAACTTTAGTGTCAGTTGATGCAACAGTAAATTTGATCAAGATTAAAAGTGCCATGAGAGTACCTTTGTTATCAGGGGTGGAAACTTGTAAAGTTGTATTAAAGTGTGATTGTTGCAATTTGGAGTTCAGATCAAAAAAACTTCATGATGACCACTTGAAGGACGGTTACTGTGCCCTTCAGAAGGATGGCGGTGCAATGACAGCTGAGAAGAATGTAAATTATGCCTTTCTAGACATGGGGTCAAGAAGTGTAccagaaatatttgtaaaacaagaagggttaaaagagacaTTAACTTCAGTACCTTTGAAAGATAACAGCGAGATCAATCCTACTAAAAGTAAATTCACTTGTCCTAGTTGTAGTAAGCCTTTCACTTTACTGAAGTCGCTTGATGAGCATGTCAGGAATTGCCATACTAATAGTAGTTCAAAGATCATCAATACCTCAGAGGTTAATATTAATTGTTCAGAAAGCAACAGTGAGGGACAGGTGGAATTACCCATGAAGTGCAGTTTTCTTAGCATGAATTCAAAAGAAGCACCAGAAgttggagtaaaaaaaaacttcagcatATCACAGACCCCTGTGTGGATGGTAGGGAAAACAAAAGATCCCAACAGATAG